The genomic segment aaatgtaaaaaaaagaaaagaaaaacaaaatccttatcttgcaatattaaagaaaatgaaaaaaaatctggatctgcccTATTAATTAAATCTAACCCAAACTTTCATGGGTTCTTCTCTGGCCCACACCCTTCCACATCATTTCAAGAAAATCTGTTCAgtcatttttgcataatcctgcaaagaAACAAACCGACAAAggccaatgaaaacataacctcctggtggaagtaaaagtaaaagcctTGACTTCAAAAGACAGAATATTAAAGAGCCTGAAAATTGGACATAACGGCTCTTTTATTACATATTCAATACTGGTACCACATACTAACTTTTAGATTTTAGCCTCTAATTAAACTCACTTACAAAGTTGCatccaaacacatgcaaactgGAGTTACGTCAATTGGAGACTTTAAATAGAAGGCTGGGATTGGTTCCCTTAAAGGAGAAGTGGTATAGATGTTAGATGGATGGAGGAATTGATTATAGTTACAATATATATTGATTAAACAGTTTATGCCAcagatacagtacatgtcagTAGCTGAgactcatctctctctgcattgCAGGTGTTGGGAACAGTCCCGACTCTTTCCATCAACAAGACGGAGGGCTGCCAGGTGTACCTGAGCAAGGACTCCCTGAACTGTGAGATCGTCAGCGCCAAGAGCTCTGAGATGAACATCCTGGTACCTACAGGAGATGACGATTATGTAAGTGTCTGAGATAAAGAACGAGAGGCAGGACTATCGACCTCTGagtgtgtattttaaattgaaGTTCTTCTTCTCGGTCGTTTCACAGAGGGAGTTTCCAGTGCCGGAGCAGTTCAAGACCGTTTGGAGCGGCTCCAAACTGGTGACAGAGCCCACTGAGATCGCAGGCTGATCTGAAGCCTCGTCATCTTCACCAccatcaaattaaaaaacacatacatgtatcTTTCTGTCCCTGCGAATCTATTGAACTTCAGAGGCATAAAAACCCAGTATAACCAGTATATTTACATCCTCTTACATTTCTGTGCCATTGCAATAACTTTTCGAAGTGTATTTTAATGTGCTCTTTAAATGTAACGTGCGCAGTCATTAAGTCAAGTTAAGTCAAGTTATATGGAAGTGTTCAGTGTATTTTGTGTAAAAGCCACTTGTTTCACTGGTGCAAAATAACATCCAGATGAACAtataacatgaaataaatattcaacTCATCTAAATACTTAAAATACAGACAGTAGCAGTTACACTTCATCATTATCTGTGTACATCACTCTATTTTGTACTAAGATGCAGCATGTGGCACCAGCATAGGGAAGATCTCCACCACAAATGCTTTTCAGATGTTTAATTTACATGATGACGATTGGATGgaattgtgtttcatttttcaaataaaatcaaaactcTCACTTCTGGGTTTTTATGTTATTCATTGGATGTTCTTCTACTCACTTCCACTTTCTTTATCATTGTAGTTTTTGTATTCTATTATTCTAGTAATAATAGTATTCTACCATTGATGATTTGTTGATTTTCCTCCATGCTACAACATAGAAAATGTGTTCAAACGTCAAAATGTTAACCTCAATTAAAGCATAATCGGATGTGACTTGGTGTGATTTGAacgtttattttgaaatcaaaagCATTACTATAGCAGATATTCATCACAGCAGAGTATAGGTCACTTTTTATGCAACTTATTTAATTTGGTTCTTCACAGTCTTCACTACATATAATCTGGAGAGACATGGATGTAAACTGATACTTGACTTTAAACTCAAGATTATAACTAGCTTCAGCTCAAGCCAGCAGTGCCACCGCAATTTCTTCAGAAACTGTATTTTCTAATTGCTAAAAGAAGTTGCACCTTGTGGGACATCTCAGTGTCatgcagattaaaaaatataaaaaatacatatagtACCACAGAAACAAATTTCAACATGAAAAACTGGAAAAGGAGCAAAGTCATGAAAAGTCTTTTTAGTATTAAAAATGTGCACATACAGTTAGACTGCTGGTGtttcaaatgcactcatcagtGTTTAATCACCATATTTCCCTGAGAGTCTTGAGTAAAgagcatctcctcctcctccactgaagACTTGTAAGAACTAGTTCTCACAACCCCAGTGCTGAAGTTACTTGGATCTTTGAGTGGACTCCTGACTCTATGTGCTATCACCCTGAAGCCTTCAGAGTCCTGGGTAAACAACATGGACAGACTGTCCTCATCAGCTTCTCTGCTTTGCTGCTTTCGTGCTGGTTTTTTAAAGTTGGCACTACTTGGTTTTGTCCACTTGAATTGTGAGATGCTgctctcatcatcatcagttcTTTTCCACAGTTGATCTCTGATGTGTTTTCGGGGTGATGCAGTTTTTGCTTCTGTCCATTTATTATTTGAAACAGGTTCAATATGAGAGAAAGGTGAGTGCTTACGAGGAGACTTAGAAAACAAATacctgctgttttctttctcatcctCCAACTGAGAAGAATAAGAATTTTTGAAGGATTTTTGAGTCGAGGTTTTTCCCTTCCGATCCATCTGCAATCCAAAGTCGCCCTCACTTTTTAGACTGTTTAGGAAACAGTCACTAAAATTCTcttctgttgtatttttctgaTTATTCAGGAAAGATTCACTGTCAGAATATTGGCTGTAGGTGAGCAGTGGGTCCTGGCTCCATGCCTGTGGAAGAGGCTGACTGTCATCTGGTAAAAAGGAGGTGTCAGTGAACCTCCTCTTACTCTGAGGTGGGTTTAACTCCTCGGGCTGCTCTTCCTCAGACTGACAGTACGAGTTCTGTGTTAGGGCTGTTTCACCTTGCTCCAGCCACAATGTTTCCTCAGGCTCagtcacattttcactttccCACTCTTTATCCACACCAGGCTCAGAGTCAGAGTTTTCAAGATGTGCTCCTCGTCTTCGTTTTGTCCCTGATGCAACAGGAGCAGTTGAGGTggatgctgaggaggaggactgCATTGGATCCATGTTTGGTTTGTCAGAGGCGGACTTCTCATTAAGATCTGTTTGGTAGATGGAAAAAGCAAGCATTCAGTTATCACAAAGCAGGTCAATGGTCTACTGCAGCTTTATCACCTTCTTCCTCAATGACTTACCTCTGGGTTGAGGTGTGAAGAAGGCTGATATAGAgctctgtttggtttttggCATTTCCATTTTAGTCTGGGTGAAGTTGAGAGCCACAGCCAAACTATATCCCCCAGCTTCAGCAAAGGGGTTCAGCAGTTTGGAAATGGGACGACGGGCAAGACGTTTCTGAAATGAAAGATGAGCAGAATGATGTATGTTCTTAGTAAAACACTGAAGAGCAATAATATCATGAGAGAATTTTGATAGAGTTATATAATCACAAGTGCACAGTGCtaaaagataaagacagagaaagagagagaaaaaggcagTGCAGAGCTACTATGAGGAAAGATTTTACCCATTTGAAACAAGTCTCTATCATCAtatggtgatcagtgttgatatagcggccacaaacaaatcattgtAAGGGAAATCAGACGAGTAAGACTGTTCATTCATTGTGAATCTGTAGCTGGTTAGAGTTGATCAGCTGAGTAAGCAGTACTTCatgtgtcccagaccacctctgaatgtggtttgagtgatTGGATCTGTGGACACATGTTGGTGCATCCAGACCTgaacttagagctgtccacatGTGTTCAGATGCTAATATCAGGTCTGAACAGAATCTCTAAAACAGCttacacaggttttttttttacctgtttaGCTTTTCCTTTAAGTTGCACAGTGTCCAGCCAAACACCACACTCCTCTTGGGCAGCAGCCTTACGAGCTGGCTTGGAGGTCTTCATGGTGGAGACTGGATGAAAGCTATCGAGTGAATTAAATAATAGAGAAAGtgattaaaatgaacaaaacaatcATATGAAAACACACTGCAGGATTTATCAGGATCAATTCACACTTATATAATAGTTCTGAGTGAAAAAGACCGGTGCTAGCTCTCAGTTAGCTAACTTCAAAAGTAGCTAGGTGGTGTTCAACGATCAAACATCACGCCATTGTTTAGGTTCTCCTCATAAATGATATCATATGACGCTGGAGCTGACCTGAAGGTGGCAGGTGGATGTTTCCAGCTTCCCTTCGCTCCGTAATAATAGTTTAAATCTCGGATCTTCTCTGTTCGCTCTGAAGCGCGTCTTcgtttctgtctgtttgagtCTGGCGCCTCGGCGACGGGCTGCCGATGACGTTTGACTGTCTGAAAACCATAAAATACGATAAAacgttgttttaaaaaaatatatttactgcaAAATCCTATTAAAAACACGATGTACAAAAAGCCTTAAAATGATATAATTTCGTTCAACGCATTtatgtgattcttttttttaaagtgtttattttaggTAGGCAGAGTGAACACCTAGTATTTTGACGTGTGCCGGGGTCCTCGCATGAGGGAGTGTTTACATCGCGTCACAGCAGTTTGTCGAGGGGGTGAGCTAAGAGTcttttaatttctcttattAATCACTGATTCTGAAAGAACACTGATATCTAATGGGTTTACTAACTCCTGCCGCGTTAATAGTCGCTAGTACAGAGTCTGGTGTCCAGCTAACTGTGGGGCCGAGCTACTATAAATCATAAAGGAAATGCTTACGAGCTAGCCTCTGAAGCTAACTTCAGGCTAGTTCGACAAAACAGGACACTGGAGACCTGGTAACCTTTGTTCAGCGGGTATATTTACCTCAGATCCTCGGTGGATCTGTTTATTTGACTGAATGACAGCGATGAATGAATACATGTTTTACACCTTTACAACTGCAGGTTGAGAATGAGGCAAGAACTGATTATTACTTTCGTTATTGATTATTCTGATGATTACTTTCTGAACTAATCGATTAATGCGTAACTGATGTTATTAAACCGTCAGAAATGCCAATCCTAACTTCCTGGAGTCCGGGGTGGTGTCTCTACATTGTTAGtagtataaataaaacagtgtcACATCCTCTCAACTGACAAACTGAGGAATGTTTTGGTTATTTGCTTAAAATCGTCTGAATTTATCAAAATTTGATTGCAAGTGTTCgatttttaacttgtttttttcatgcGCATTTCTATGTTGGTGGAGGGTTTCACCAGAGAATGAATTGGGTCTTTCCCTGTCCAACCATCACACTTCtgcaccacacagacacagagcttAATAGAATTGTATACGCTGATTTGGTTTTACCCATGGAACCTAAATCTCCCTCAGATCAAAATTAGGGGAGATTTGGGAACTTTTGGAGGTGACTTTGGCCACATCTGTTTTGATACGAGTCACAGGGGGATGGTTTTCAGTGTGGCACCAAAGTGAGATGATTTGACACAGAATGACCCAAGGGTGTTAGAAAGAATCTATTATACCAAAAAGTAAAGTTCACACTATTTGTGGCTTTGCTTGAAGCTGCAAGTTTTTCAGTCAAACTCTGCTCTCCTTGTATCTTGTTGACATTCAATTCTAACAGTGATAATTGCCCCCAGCCCAAGCTTAgtaaaataaaacctgtttatACATGGTTGGATATTTGACTTTCCCAGAAAATGAATTAATCAAaattattaatcatttatttgacAAAGAGTAACATTATTCTTTTTACAGATCAATTTTAAAACATCAGCATCATGTTCCACGGGATACCAGTGACAGGAGTTGTAGGAGGAGGTAAGACAGTCAAATAAGTTTGATAGCTACAGTTTTAGATATCAGATTGTAGAAGCATCAACGTTTCAACAGTAAATTATTCtaaaaacatgtcattttttttccatcagctcCGGCCAACAAACCTGAGTTATATGAGGTAAAAActaatatgtttttattcttactCTGATCTAACCTACCATTTATAAGGTTATTTCTACAAGATATTCCACTCGTTAGCCAGAGAAAGTCTTTAACCAAAAATCATATCTTTTCAGGAAGTTAAATTATACAAAAATGCAAGGGAACGAGAGAAGTAAGTGTGAAATACGTTTCCAGTTATCTAATCTGAACAAACTGCTACCCAAGGCTTCATGTTGACAATTTTGTAACGCTTCTTTATTAATCGTGTTCCTTAAGGTTTGATAACATGGCAGAGTTGTTTGCTGTCGTCAAGACCCTGCAGGCCTTGGAGAAGGCTTACATCAAAGACTGTGTCACACCTAATGAGTAAGTTATACCTATTTTTAACATGTTGTTTTAACAAGTCGGACAGAATACCACTCATGACTTTGATAAGAAGTTTTTATTTAtggtgtatttttctgtttcaggtACACAGCTTCCTGTTCTAGACTCTTGGTTCAGTATAAAGCTGCATTCAAACAAGTGCAGGGATCTGACGTGGGCTCCATCGATGACTTCTGCCGGAAGTACCGAGTGAGTTCTGAGCGCAGATTGCTTTTATCCCATTTGCACAATATTTTAAGATGCATTTTAATTCTCTGATGTTACCTGAGTACAGAGCTTGTCATATTGTTCCTTAGCTCGACTGCCCACTCGCCATGGAAAGGATTAAGGAGGATCGGCCAATCACCATCAAAGATGACAAGGGCAATCTGAACCGCTGCATTGCAGACATTGTCTCTGTACGTCCACTCTTACTTCCATCATATTAAACAGTCAGTTAGAGTCTTATTTTGGATGTGTTCCAGAATAAGGGTTGTTGCAGTCGTGTCTTTgcttgaatgatttattttgttccAATTTAGCAGCAAGTTACTGAAGTGCTTTCATTTAATTTGGCTGATCCTCTGGTCGGTTGCCAGCTGTGACCACTGCCAACTTTTAACTCAGCTCATACAATCAGACAAACGAATAAAATCAGAGGACAGATAATTTGTTACCAGGAAAGGTTGTGTGCCCTGTTTGTGTTGCTGAcagtaaaaaatatttcttctttttgctgATTGCGTAAGTTTGAAAAAATGTTGAGCATTTTCTCATtgtgtttcactttctctcatGTTCTCCAACCTTTAGCTCTTCATCACTGTGATGGACAAGCTGAGACTGGAGATCAGGGCCATGGATGAGGTAAAGGGAAACGTGCAGACTGTTGGCAGACTCATCACACGGGCTACTTAAGCTGATACCTGACACTTCTTTTTCCTTTGGTCCAGATCCAGCCAGACCTGAGGGAGCTGATGGAAACCATGAACAGAATGAGCAACATGCCTCCAGACTCAGAGGCTAAGGACAAAGTCAGCCTCTGGTCAGTTAGAATGGACCACCCAGCATTTATGTTGTAAAGCTTAATGCCAATGCAGTGCAGGGTGCTATGCTACTGTATGTAAATGTagtcactgtgacacacacatacttactAGTACAACAGCTCTGACAAGTATTCTTCATTTGCAAGGTTTATAATGTTGTCAAAACTTTACAATAGGTGTTTATTTGACTTTATGTTTAATTGCTGAGGTCATAGTTACTGGTGCTCTTTTATTCCATTGTTGTGAAATGTTTACTTCATAATAGGAAATGAAGTGGGTAAAACATTAGACCACTGTTAACTGCAAACTCACTAGAAAACATGAAGTTAAACAAACACCTGCCTGAACGTGTCcatcaaacttttcttttcaaggTAGAATTTATGGCTGAACTGTTTAATTGCATTTGATTAGATTTCAAAGGTGAGTGTGAGTGGTAGTCTGAGTTCACCTTTGATTGTGCAGCTGAGCAGTGTCAGACCTCTGTGAATTTCTTGTTGGAGTTCAATCTGGCAACCATCACACCAAAAGAAAACTCacaaattcatatttatttatgttggaGCACAGTGTTAATTGTCATAATAACTTGAAAAGTATTATGAAAAGCAGTGTGACCTGATGACTGCTTGCAGGCGCTAAAATCTCTGCACTGCAGTAGCATTGCACTCACACTGCTTCATGACAAACCTGCATTTTAAATCCACAATTCAGCTTCACTATGTTCAACAGATACATTTTGTCGTAATTGCCATCTTTCTTGATCTCATCTCGTCAGGTTGACCACCCTCAGCAGCATGTCGGCCTCAGACGAATTGGATGATAATCAGGTGCGCCAGATGCTGTTTGACCTGGAATCGGCCTACAATGCCTTCAACCGCTTCCTCCACTCCTCATAAAAAATCTGTCCACCCTGGAACCATGTGTCTGACTTAAAAACCTGCTAAGTTAAAATAATCTCTACTTCATCTTTTTATGGTTATTGTTAAGGAGAGGATTTGTCTGGGAACAGGTTTACTCTCTTCTGATTCTCCATTTATATCCTTATGTCCTTTCTTCACATTTGTTCCCTTTGTCCTTATTTATGTCGTGTacatccaccaccaccactgtttGTGGTACATTGCGCTGCTTGCAGCCTCGTCCACTGGGCTCTGCCTGTGCTTTGAGATCCTCCATCGGCCTGTTTTCTAGCCAAACGTGTCTGATAAATACTTTAACACTGGCTATTTGATTCTGATTTTGACAAAACAGTTTGCTAACTTTGTACtgtagtttaaaaagaaaaggtaTAATTTTATACTTGGATGTTGCAGAGCACCAACACAGAGGCATGAATCAATTATATTGGGTAAATTCTGCCCACAAAATAAAGGTTGCAACAGCAACAACCTTTGTATTATTGGAAagatagaaatatattttttcctttttggtaCCCTAAATGTATCCACTATCCATCACTGGGGGACAGTTTTGTGTTCTATGCACCATGATTGTGTTCTATTACACAGGTTTTGCTGGAGATTTATTCCAtagttcattaaaaaataagCTGAAAGTTCAACTGATCAAATGGAGCTGAAATAGTTGTTGGGAAACATTATCAGTCTGCACTCTAAATGAATCATTATATAGAAACTGTGGtggaagttaatgttttttttcatttgtctacAGTTTGTCTTCTGTTAACACGCCTAATCCATATTTCCTTTAGAAGTGAGGGTTTGGCCACATGAAGTGGGCAAAAGAGAGGTGGACACCCCCCCTCCTTATTTTGCTTACTAAATATGTTTCAACCCTCAAACACCAGTAGGGAGAACATATTTATTAAGATTTATCATGTAAATAAtagttttgatttttaaataaaagcatgtaACATCTTTTTAGAAATAAAGTTGAAAAGTCTACCTCtgactttgtgtctgtgtgaataagagggaaatgtttttattcatttgggGAGTCCTAGAGGACTTGGCATGCATTTGAAGAGGCATGTGTGGATCTCTTCACCTCAGAAAACATGACCCattgtcctctgtgtgtttcccttGTGCAGACTAAGGGGTCATCTTTATGATTTCCCTCAAATCCAGCTCATAATACCCACACTTCACATGGTGAGATTGTCAAATCACAGGGTCCTCTTGGTGGGACCAAAGTGGCCATGGAGGATTTGGCTTCCAGACAGACCTCCTGTCTCAATTGGGTTGGAAGGTTTGATAACTCTCAGAGATGgcgcctcctcctccagtttTGTGGTGGTTTGTGTGATTCTGCCTCTcagcagcaggtgagagagGGTTACTTGAGCATTACCAACAGATCAATCCACAGAAGTCATGGTTCTGTGACTTATGCCAGCCTTAAGGCAATGACACGCAGGTAGGTCACAAGGTAACACGTGACTTTGTTTATAAGATTTCCTCCTGCATGGAGAGGAGCCATATTGCTTTCTGCTCCGGAGATCTTTATGGCATACATGGCATACTATTGGTTGGGGACTTGTGACCtgcacaaaaaaagaacaagtcAACATGCACTGACACCGACAGTCATCCAGGAACTCACAGGAGCGTTTGTGTTGCGGCTCCTTTAAGAGGCAGGCAGAGCGTGTTCGTTACCAAGACGACACAAAAATGACACAACTCCTCGgttggtgtttgtttgtcagcagcagcGAGGAAGTCTTCAAACTCACATCTCAGCTGTACAACAGAGAGGAAGTCTTCAAACTCACATCGCAGCTGTACAACAGAGAGGAAGTCTTCAAACTCACATCTCAGCTGTACAACAGAGAGGAAGTCTTCAAACTCACATCGCAGCTGTacaacagagaggaagactCCAAACTTACATCTCAGAGAGGAAGACTCCAAACTCACATCCCAGAGAGGAAGACTCCAAACTCACATCCCAGAGAGGAAGACTCCAAACTTACATCCCAGAGAGGAAGACTCCAAACTCACATCCCAGAGAGGAAGACTCCAAACTCACATCCCAGAGAGGAAGACTCCAAACTTACATCCCAGAGAGGAAGACTCCAAACTTACATCCCAGAGAGGAAGACTCCAAACTTACATCTCAGCTGAACAGAGAGGAAGACTCTCTCTCAGCTGGACTCATAACAACTTGAAATGTGGACACATTCCAGCAACTAGACGGAAAACTAACCTGCTGCTT from the Paralichthys olivaceus isolate ysfri-2021 chromosome 20, ASM2471397v2, whole genome shotgun sequence genome contains:
- the LOC109631769 gene encoding aurora kinase A- and ninein-interacting protein — translated: MKTSKPARKAAAQEECGVWLDTVQLKGKAKQKRLARRPISKLLNPFAEAGGYSLAVALNFTQTKMEMPKTKQSSISAFFTPQPRDLNEKSASDKPNMDPMQSSSSASTSTAPVASGTKRRRGAHLENSDSEPGVDKEWESENVTEPEETLWLEQGETALTQNSYCQSEEEQPEELNPPQSKRRFTDTSFLPDDSQPLPQAWSQDPLLTYSQYSDSESFLNNQKNTTEENFSDCFLNSLKSEGDFGLQMDRKGKTSTQKSFKNSYSSQLEDEKENSRYLFSKSPRKHSPFSHIEPVSNNKWTEAKTASPRKHIRDQLWKRTDDDESSISQFKWTKPSSANFKKPARKQQSREADEDSLSMLFTQDSEGFRVIAHRVRSPLKDPSNFSTGVVRTSSYKSSVEEEEMLFTQDSQGNMVIKH
- the vps28 gene encoding vacuolar protein sorting-associated protein 28 homolog — encoded protein: MFHGIPVTGVVGGAPANKPELYEEVKLYKNAREREKFDNMAELFAVVKTLQALEKAYIKDCVTPNEYTASCSRLLVQYKAAFKQVQGSDVGSIDDFCRKYRLDCPLAMERIKEDRPITIKDDKGNLNRCIADIVSLFITVMDKLRLEIRAMDEIQPDLRELMETMNRMSNMPPDSEAKDKVSLWLTTLSSMSASDELDDNQVRQMLFDLESAYNAFNRFLHSS